The nucleotide sequence AATAGCATTCGTTTGAAAATTACTAGGAACAACACCTTGTTTCGCTAAAGATTCTTTATAACGCTCATCTCTTTCGTCATAGGTTTCCACAATGAAATCTTCGTTTTTAACGTAATACTTTTGCTCCGTACTAGGAACGACTACTGTTTCTCCTTCACGGACCCATACGTAATCATCTATGTACATAAATGGAACAAACCGTAGCAACGCCCCTAATAAAAATACGATAAGTCCAACATGGTTCACATAAGGACCCCACCGAGAGAATCTACCCTTTTCGGCTAAGACATGTCCATTCTCCTCCGTCACTCGATAACGAAGCTTCCGAAGCCGCTCCACTAATTGCTGCTTTTCTTCCGAAGTCACCGTTTCTGTTTCACTGAAAAGACGTTGTCTTCTCATAAAGTTTTGGTGACGAGTCGGTTTTTGATTTTTTAATGCCTTGTATAATGGGACGACACGATCAATACTCGCGATCACGATAGAAATCCCAATCATCGCGATAAGGATCATGTACCACCATGAACTGTATAGATTGTGAAATCCAAGCTGATAATAAACCTGTCCAAAGATACCATACTGGTCTTCATAGTGCTGTGCTGGGTCTACCGTTGGAGGAATATACATTTCTTGCGGGAAAATAGTGCCTATCGCAGAAGCAACTAACGTAATAAAAATTAACGTAACTCCTACCTTAACAGAAGAAAAGAAATTCCACACTTTATCTACTACTGTCTTGTTTTGCGTTTGTGACCTTCGCGCACTACCTTCGTAGCGCATGTTTAACAAGCTTTTTTGTTCTGCTGACTCTTTCTCTAGTGGCAAGCCACAAGAAGCACAAAATGCCGTACCCTTTGAGTTTATGTGACCACATGACACACACGCGTTTTGTTCCATCCAAACCCCTCGCAATATCTCTGTTTATTTCGGTTGAATTTGCTGTAAGTATCCCTCTAATCGGCTTAACGTGAGGGCTCCAGACACTTTTTCAACGACTTCCCCTTCTGGACTAATAAAGAAGGTCGTTGGAAGTGGGTCTATACTATACAAATCCATTACCTGGCCTTTATCATGTAATACAGGGAACGTTAAATCATAATTATCAACAAATTGTTCGATGACGAGCTCTGTTGCATCTACACTTACCGCAACAATTTCCACACCTTTATCCTTATATTCCGGATACAGTTTCTGCATATAAGGCATTTCATCTTCACAAGGTTCACAGTACGTCGCCCAGAAATTCAGCATAATACCTTTTCCTTTTAAATCACTAAGCTGAAGAGAACCTCCATCACCATTTATCTGCTTCAATTGAAAATCTTTTGCTTCATCCCCAACATCAATAACACTGTTATCTTTCAAAAAGTTCGAAACAAGGGCAAATACTAAAGCAGCAAACAAAACGAATAAAATCGCAGATCGGAAAATCAGTCGATTTTTCTTTTTATTTTTTTTATTTCTATTCGCTTCATCTATTTTTGTCATATATGCACACTCCTGCCCCCATTATAGCATCCATATTCCGTTTAAATTTTGACTATTATTTAACAATTTTTTGCGCCTGGGCACGTAATTGTTTTACTTCATGTGGAGTGAGCTCACGATGCTCCCCTGCATTAAGCCCTTCTAACGTTAGAAAGCCATATTGTTCTCGTTTTAATTTGGCAGCAGGATACCCGATCTCCTCCAACATCCTTCTGACTTGACGATTCCTTCCTTCTTGTAAATTTATTTGTACAATTGCCGTATTTTTCTTTTCGTCTGCAGATAATACTTTTGTGAAGGTAGCTTTTAGTTTTTCGCCATTTGATAATATCCCTTTTCGTAGCTTATTAAGCTCCTCTCTACGTGGAATCCCTTTTACCTTAGCCACATAGATTTTCTCCATTTCATATTTAGGATGCATCAGTAAGTTGGCGAATTCCCCATCATTGGTTAACAGAAGAAGACCTGATGTATCATAATCTAATCTTCCGACCGGATATATCCGCTCCTTTACTTCCGGAAAAAAATCTGTGACTACTTTACGATTTTTGTCATCCCTTACACTTGAAATGACACCTCTTGGCTTGTACAACATATAATAAACGGGCTGCTCTTTCTCGAGTGGTACACCATCTACTACAATTTCATCATCCGGACTAACTTTCGTTCCCAGTTCCTTCACAACTTGTCCATTTACCTTTACTTTTCCTGCCTCTATTAGTTTCTCTGCTTTTCTACGAGAGGTTACTCCACTCTGTGCTATTATCTTTTGTAAACGTTCCATACTCAATATAACCACCTGCTTTTTCACTTTTCCTTACCCAGTGTTGACCTATTTTTCATTATTTAACGTAAAACAAGCGCTAACACTCACATGTTAACGCTTTTCGTCATAAAAATACAATCGACACGACTATAATCGATGCAATTATACCAATAAAATCTGCAATTAGTCCAACTTTTAATGCGTCCCCCATCCTTCGTATTCCAACTGCGCCAAAATAGACAGTTAAAATATACAACGTAGTATCTGTTGATCCTTGCATAGTCGAGGCCAGTCTACCAATAAAGGAATCCGGTCCATGGGATTGAATCAATTCGGTTGTCATTCCTAATGCCGCGGTCCCCGATATAGGTCGAACAAGGGCAAGTGGAACGATATCCGCCGGAACTCCGACAGCCATTAAGAACGGGGATATCCATTCAATAAAAGCTTCTAAA is from Radiobacillus kanasensis and encodes:
- a CDS encoding spore maturation protein produces the protein MTLITTLSTWIIPCIILIVLVVATWKKVPTYESFVEGGKEGINMAFSLLPFLLGMMVSIAILRGSGALEAFIEWISPFLMAVGVPADIVPLALVRPISGTAALGMTTELIQSHGPDSFIGRLASTMQGSTDTTLYILTVYFGAVGIRRMGDALKVGLIADFIGIIASIIVVSIVFL
- a CDS encoding pseudouridine synthase, translating into MERLQKIIAQSGVTSRRKAEKLIEAGKVKVNGQVVKELGTKVSPDDEIVVDGVPLEKEQPVYYMLYKPRGVISSVRDDKNRKVVTDFFPEVKERIYPVGRLDYDTSGLLLLTNDGEFANLLMHPKYEMEKIYVAKVKGIPRREELNKLRKGILSNGEKLKATFTKVLSADEKKNTAIVQINLQEGRNRQVRRMLEEIGYPAAKLKREQYGFLTLEGLNAGEHRELTPHEVKQLRAQAQKIVK
- the resA gene encoding thiol-disulfide oxidoreductase ResA translates to MTKIDEANRNKKNKKKNRLIFRSAILFVLFAALVFALVSNFLKDNSVIDVGDEAKDFQLKQINGDGGSLQLSDLKGKGIMLNFWATYCEPCEDEMPYMQKLYPEYKDKGVEIVAVSVDATELVIEQFVDNYDLTFPVLHDKGQVMDLYSIDPLPTTFFISPEGEVVEKVSGALTLSRLEGYLQQIQPK
- a CDS encoding cytochrome c biogenesis protein ResB, with the protein product MEQNACVSCGHINSKGTAFCASCGLPLEKESAEQKSLLNMRYEGSARRSQTQNKTVVDKVWNFFSSVKVGVTLIFITLVASAIGTIFPQEMYIPPTVDPAQHYEDQYGIFGQVYYQLGFHNLYSSWWYMILIAMIGISIVIASIDRVVPLYKALKNQKPTRHQNFMRRQRLFSETETVTSEEKQQLVERLRKLRYRVTEENGHVLAEKGRFSRWGPYVNHVGLIVFLLGALLRFVPFMYIDDYVWVREGETVVVPSTEQKYYVKNEDFIVETYDERDERYKESLAKQGVVPSNFQTNAIVYENTNADIPGAEPELEALKEDSIKVNHPLKFDGFALYQSNYQLNEFKSMTFRVHRTDDSEEKALGTFKIDLMNPESEYELDNGFRVVIDQYFPEYYMNDGEPRSQSKYPKNPAFVFFVYPPNETEPEVSFAAIGRNVPSGDNEYKVGIEEFEMRDVTGLTVKRDYTIPFIALGGLIFMIGVIQGMYWHHRRIWIHPTGTGLLVAGHTNKNYYGVKKDIGKIIEGTNINMVEDQQEIKK